In Choloepus didactylus isolate mChoDid1 chromosome 6, mChoDid1.pri, whole genome shotgun sequence, one DNA window encodes the following:
- the MRPL16 gene encoding 39S ribosomal protein L16, mitochondrial, which produces MWRQLPRASAPLLRVSLSGSWTAPPASAGLKTLLPVPSFEDVSIPEKPKLRFVERAPLVPKVKREPRNLSDIRGPSTKATEFTEGNFAILALGGGYLHWGHFEMMRLTINRSMDPKNMFAIWRIPAPFKPITRKGIGQRMGGGKGAIDHYVTPVKTGCLIVEMGGRCEFKEVQGFLNQVAHKLPFPAKAVSRETLEKMRKDQEERERNNQNPWTFERIATANMLGIRKVLSPYDLTQKGRYWGKFFLPGRV; this is translated from the exons ATGTGGCGGCAGTTGCCTCGCGCCAGTGCGCCACTCTTGCGGGTGTCCCTGTCAG GTTCCTGGACAGCCCCGCCGGCCAGTGCTGGCTTAAAGACGCTGCTCCCCGTGCCATCTTTTGAAG ATGTTTCCATTCCTGAAAAGCCCAAGCTTAGATTTGTTGAAAGGGCACCACTTGTGccaaaagtgaaaagagaacctaGAAACTTGAGTGACATTCGGGGACCTTCCACTAAAGCCACTGAATTTACAGAAGGCAATTTTGCAATCTTG GCACTCGGCGGTGGTTACCTCCATTGGGGCCATTTTGAAATGATGCGCCTGACAATCAACCGCTCTATGGACCCCAAGAACATGTTTGCTATTTGGCGGATACCAGCCCCTTTCAAGCCCATCACCCGCAAGGGTATCGGGCAGCGCATGGGGGGTGGCAAAGGTGCCATTGATCACTATGTGACACCCGTGAAGACTGGATGCCTCATAGTAGAAATGGGTGGGCGTTGTGAATTCAAAGAGGTACAAGGTTTCCTCAACCAGGTTGCCCACAAGTTGCCTTTCCCAGCAAAGGCCGTGAGCCGTGAGACTCTAGAGAAAATGCGGAAAGATCAAGAGGAAAGAGAACGTAACAACCAAAACCCCTGGACCTTTGAACGCATAGCCACTGCCAACATGTTGGGGATACGGAAGGTACTGAGCCCATATGATTTGACCCAGAAGGGGCGATACTGGGGCAAGTTTTTTCTGCCTGGGCGAGTGTAG